From Desulfovibrio inopinatus DSM 10711:
GCGGTGATAGTAGGATAATCCAGGTGGTCCCAGTGGTCATGCGAAATCAAGAGATAATCAATCTCCGGCATGTCCTCTGAATTATAAATATCCGTTCCCGGAAATATTTTATTGAGAAACGAAAACGGCGCTCCATGATCGCTGAAAACAGGGTCCACTAAAAGTCTTTTACCACCCAGTTGAATAAAGAATGAGGAATGACCGAGCCAGATCAACATATCTTGATTCCGGTCAATAGCGTTCGGCTCAGAAAGATCAAGTCTGACGGTCGGCAACGGTTTCTCCGGCCGCAAGCGTTCTTTTGGGAAAAACCAACCGTTTAGAATGATTTTGAATGTACTCTGATCTTCCACCAACGTAAACGTGGGAATCTGATTTTTGAATTCACCATCTACATAATGCGGTGAACACTTTATCCTTTCGAGTCGGTCACCTTCGGGGGATTTTCCAAACTTCGCCTGGTTGAGGATGGCACATGCGGTCACCGTGAGGCAAGCGAATGCAAGCAAGAGTATCAAAAGCATATTGGATCCCCGCATAAACACTGACTTTCCACCTTGGCTTGTCACACCATACGTTGAGATTTCGTTTGCCCAAGATGCTTTCATTGCTCAACTGCAA
This genomic window contains:
- a CDS encoding MBL fold metallo-hydrolase, encoding MLLILLLAFACLTVTACAILNQAKFGKSPEGDRLERIKCSPHYVDGEFKNQIPTFTLVEDQSTFKIILNGWFFPKERLRPEKPLPTVRLDLSEPNAIDRNQDMLIWLGHSSFFIQLGGKRLLVDPVFSDHGAPFSFLNKIFPGTDIYNSEDMPEIDYLLISHDHWDHLDYPTITALEQKVKTVTCPLGVDADFEYWDYPREKVHEADWNTTLRFENGLIISVVPARHYSGRLFTKNKTLWAGFVIETPEYRVFLNGDEGTALTLQISHNHSAHST